The Pseudomonas saponiphila DNA window GATGCCCTGCACGACGCGCAGTGGGGCGCAGGCGCCGACCTGACCACCATTGACGGCGTGCGAGTCGACTATGCCAAGGGCTGGGGCCTGGTTCGCGCCTCCAACACCACCCCTGTGCTGGTGCTGCGCTTCGAGGCTGATGACGAAGCCGAGCTGCAGCGGATTAAGGACGTGTTCCACGTCCAGCTGAAACGTGTTGCACCTGATCTCCAACTACCGTTTTGACTGTTTGAAGCACCGGAGCCCTGAATGACCATCGAACGCGATGCCGCCGCCAATACCGCCAAGGTCCTATCCGAAGCGCTGCCTTACATTCGCCGCTATGTCGGCAAGACCCTGGTGATCAAGTACGGCGGCAACGCTATGGAAAGCGAGGAGCTGAAAACCGGCTTCGCCCGCGACATCGTGCTGATGAAGGCTGTCGGGATCAACCCGGTGGTGGTGCACGGCGGCGGTCCGCAGATTGGCGACCTGCTCAAGCGCCTGTCGATTGAAAGCCACTTCGTCGACGGCATGCGCGTGACCGACGCGCAAACCATGGACGTGGTGGAGATGGTCCTGGGTGGCCAGGTCAACAAGGACATCGTCAACCTGATCAACCGCCACGGCGGCAGCGCCATCGGCCTGACCGGCAAAGATGCCGAACTGATCCGGGCGAAGAAGCTCACCGTGACCCGCCAGACACCGGAAATGACCACCCCGGAAATCATTGATATCGGCCATGTGGGCGAAGTGGTCGGGATCAACACCGACCTGCTGAACCTGCTGGTCAAGGGTGATTTCATCCCGGTGATCGCGCCGATTGGTGTTGGCGCCAATGGCGAGTCCTACAACATCAACGCCGACCTGGTGGCCGGCAAGGTGGCCGAAGCGCTGAAAGCCGAGAAGCTGATGCTGCTGACCAACATCGCCGGCCTGATGGACAAGTCGGGCAAGGTCTTGACTGGCCTGAGCACCCAGCAAGTCGACGAACTGATCGCCGACGGCACCATCTACGGCGGCATGTTGCCGAAAATCCGCTGCGCCCTGGAAGCGGTGCAGGGCGGCGTCGGCAGCTCGCTGATCATCGACGGTCGCGTGCCTAACGCGATTCTGCTGGAGATCTTCACCGATACCGGCGTCGGCACCCTGATCAGCAATCGCAAACGCCCTTAAGCGCCAGCGAAAAAAAAGCCCCCGCCCGGAATACCGGGCGGGGGCTTTTTTGTCGACGCTATCTCTGCAGGAGCCGGCTCCTACAGGTCAGATGCCGTATTGCGCGCGGTAGGCTTCCACTGCGGGCAGATGCTGCTTGAGCGCTGGGTCGTCTGCCAGGAACTGGAGGACCTGGGTCAGGGAAACGATGCTCACCACGGGAATACCGAAGTCACGCTCGACTTCCTGGATCGCCGACAGTTCTCCGTTGCCGCGTTCCTGGCGGTTCAAGGCGATCAACACGCCCGCCGCCTTGGCACCATCCTGAGATTCGATGATCTGCATCACCTCGCGAATAGCGGTGCCTGCGGTGATCACGTCATCAATGATCAGCACATCGCCGGTCAATGGCGCGCCTACCAGGCTGCCACCTTCGCCATGCGCCTTGGCTTCCTTGCGGTTGAAGCACCAAGGCAGATCGCGCTGATGATGCTCAGCCAGAGCAACGGCCGTAGCCGCCGCCAGAGGAATGCCTTTATACGCCGGGCCAAACAGCACATCGAAGGGAATGCCGCTTTCGACGATCGCCGCGGCGTAGAAACGCCCCAGCTGGGCCAGGGCCGAACCGCTGTTGAACAGGCCGGCATTGAAGAAGTAAGGGCTGGTACGCCCGGACTTCAGGGTGAACTCACCGAAGCGCAAAACCCCGCGATCGATGGCAAAACGAATGAAATCGCGCTGATACGCCTGCATGAAAAAACCCCAGATACCACGGATTTAGCTAATTAGGTAGAGCTCGGGTATCATACACGCACGTGATTTTTGGGGCCATTTATGCGGATCATCAGTGTGAACGTCAATGGTATTCAGGCTGCAGTGGAGCGTGGTTTGCTCAGTTGGCTGCAGGCACAGAATGCCGACGTCATCTGCCTGCAGGACACCCGCGCCTCTGCCTTTGAACTGGATGACCCAGCCTTCCAACTGGATGGCTACTTCCTTTATGCCTGCGATGCTGAAGTCCCCGCCCAAGGCGGCGTGGCTTTGTATTCGCGGTTGCAGCCGAAGGCGGTCATCAGCGGCCTCGGCTTCGAGACAGCCGATCGTTACGGGCGCTACCTGCAAGCCGATTTCGACAAGGTCAGCATCGCGACCTTGCTGCTTCCATCAGGGCAGAACGGCGATGAAGACTTGAACCAGAAGTTCAAGCTAATGGACGACTTCGCCCGTTATCTGGATAAGCAGCGGCGCAAACGTCGCGAGTACATCTATTGTGGCTCGCTGTACGTGGCGCAACAAAAGCTGGATATCAAGAACTGGCGTGACAGCCAGCAATCTCCGGGTTTCCTGGCACCCGAGCGTGCCTGGATGGACGAGATCATTGGCAACATGGGCTATGTCGACGCACTGCGCGAAGTCAGCCGCGAAGGCGATCAGTACAGCTGGTGGCCGGACAACGAACAGGCCGAGATGCTCAACCTGGGCTGGCGCTTTGACTACCAGCTGCTGACTCCCGGCCTGCGCCGCTTTGTCCGTAGCGCTCGCCTGCCGCGTCAGCCGCGCTTCTCGCAGCACGCACCACTGATTGTGGACTATGACTGGACGCTGACCATCTAAGCGTCTTTTCAGAGCCACAAAAAAGCCGACAGCGATGTCGGCTTTTTTGTGCGTGCTCGATCTACTTGATCAGACGCCAGGTGAAAGGATACCGATACGGCACACCCTCACCCGCCTTGACCCCACCGATGATGGTCAGCACCAAGGCGCCAATCGCCAGCAGGCCGAACATAAAGAAACCGATCACCACGATCATCAACAGGAAGCAGACTGCTGACGCAATGGCAACCGTCAGCTGGAAGTTCAGCGCTTCCTTGCCCTGGGCATCGATAAAGGGATCCGTTTCGCGCTTCATCTGCCAGAGAATCAGCGGCCCGATCAGCGTACCGAAGGGAACCCAGATCCCCAGCAAGGCGGACAGGTGACAAAACATCGCCCATTGCCGGACTTCATGGCTCGGCGCAGGTTGTGGCAGTTGCTCATCACTCATGCTGCTCTCCTTGCTGAAGACCGGCGCCCATCAATCGGCGAGCGCCGCCTGCTGCAGTTGGAAAATCTCGTTCATGCCTTGCTGGGCCAGAGCCAGCATCGCATTCAGTTCGGTCGGCTGGAACGGCGCGCCCTCGGCAGTGCCCTGCACTTCGATGAAACCACCGGTGCTGGTCATGACGACATTGAGGTCGGTTTCGGCAGCCGAGTCTTCCAGGTAATCCAGGTCCAGGACCGGCTCACCCTGGTACATACCCACCGATACTGCGGCAATCATCTGCTTCAGTGGGTCGCCGCCTTTCAGACCGCCGCGCTTCTTGATCACTTTCAAGGCGTCGACCAGAGCCACCATCGCGCCAGTGATCGATGCGGTACGGGTACCGCCATCAGCCTGGATCACATCGCAATCGACATACAGGGTAATGTCGCCCAGCTTGGACATGTCCAGTGCGGCGCGCAGGGAGCGACCGATCAGGCGCTGGATTTCCAGGGTGCGGCCGCCTTGCTTGCCACGGCTGGCTTCACGCTGGTTACGCTCACCGGTGGACCGCGGCAGCATGCCGTATTCGGCCGTCAGCCAGCCCTGCCCCTGGCCCTTGAGGAAGCGTGGCACGCCATTCTCGACACTGACCGTGCAGATCACTTTGGTATCACCGAACTCGACCAGTACGGATCCCTCGGCGTGTTTGGTGTAGTTGCGGGTAATGCGGATCGAGCGGAGCTGATCGGCAGCGCGACCACTTGGACGTTTCATAGGGGAATACCTGTACGAGGACGGAAAACTGCCGGGCATTATAAAGCCCGCAACCGCGCCAGGGCACGCCTAAAAAGGCCAAAGGCGCATTTGTGCGTCAGATTGATCCTGTTGCGACGACCTGCGGCCCATTGCCTGCAGCAGGGTTTGGGGCGCCTGCCGCACTGCGCTACAATCCTGCGCCTTCGCCGCCTACCGGCTTTAATTTATCTATCAGGCCTGCTCAGCCCGCTTGCGGTTGGCGTTGGCACTGAATCGGAGGTACCTCCATGGTGCATAGCATGACCGCCTTCGCACGGGTCGAACAGGCCGGAACCCGGGGCACGCTGAGCTGGGAGTTGCGCTCGGTCAACAGCCGTTACCTGGAGCCGCACCTGCGGTTGCCGGAAGCCTTCCGCGACCTCGAAGGTGTAATCCGCGAAGCACTGCGCCAGGGTTTGTCCCGAGGCAAAGTCGAATGCACCCTGCGCTTCACCGAGGAAACCACCGGCAAGCCATTGCAGGTCGACCGTGAGCGGGCAGCACAGCTGGTCGCAGCGGCCGAGACGGTTGCCAGCCTGATCAAGCAGCCGGCAGCCCTGAACCCACTGGAAGTCCTGGCCTGGCCTGGCGTGCTGGTGGCCGACGCCAGTGATCCGCAAGCCTTGAACAGCGATGCCCTGGCCCTGTTCAACCAGGGCCTGAAGGAATTGAAGAGCGGTCGCGAACGCGAGGGGGCCGAGCTGGCCCGCCTGATCAACGAGCGCCTGTCCTCCATAGAGGAAGATGTCGCGACACTGCGCGAGCTGGTTCCGCAGATGCTCGCGACCCAGCGCCAGAAAGTCCTCGACCGTTTCGCCGACATGCAGGTCGAGCTGGACCCGACCCGTCTCGAGCAAGAGATGGTCCTGCTGGCACAGAAAAGCGACGTCGCCGAAGAACTGGATCGCCTGAGCACCCACATCATCGAAGTACGTCGCGTGCTCAAGTCCGGCGGCGCTGCCGGGCGGCGCCTGGACTTCCTGATGCAGGAGCTCAACCGCGAAGCCAACACCCTGGGCTCCAAGGCCTTCGACCCGCGCAGCACTCAGGCTGCGGTCAACCTCAAGGTGTTGATCGAGCAGATGCGCGAACAAGTGCAGAACATTGAGTAAGGCAACTGACATGACCCACAGCACCGGCACCCTGTACATCATTTCCGCCCCATCGGGCGCAGGCAAAAGCAGCCTGGTCAAGGCTCTGACCGACGCCAACCCGGAGATCCGCGTCTCGATCTCCCACACCACCCGCGCCATGCGCCCGGGTGAAGTGAATGGCGTGAACTATCACTTCGTCGAACGCAGCGAGTTCGTGAAGATGATCGAGCACGGCGACTTTCTGGAGCGCGCCGAAGTCTTCGGCAATCTCTATGGCACCTCGCAAAGCCACCTGCAGCAAACCCTGGACGAAGGCCACGACCTGATCCTGGAAATCGACTGGCAAGGCGCCGAGCAGGTGCGCAAGCTGATGCCACAGGCGCGTTCGATCTTCATCCTGCCGCCGTCCTTGCAGGCCTTGCACCAGCGCCTGACCAACCGCGGACAAGACAGCGACGAGATCATTGATGGACGGATGCGTGAAGCCGTCAGCGAAATGAGCCACTACGTCGACTACGACTACCTGATCATCAACGACGATTTCGCTCACGCGCTGGACGATCTGAAGGCCATTTTCCGCTCCAATCAACTGCAACAGAAACGCCAGCAGCAGCGTTTCGGCAAATTGCTGGCTGAACTGCTGGGCTAAAACAGCACTTCCCAAAACCGCTGCAAGCGCTTTACATTGGCACTTGCAGCGCGTTGAAGAGCTTGGTCAAAAAATCAGCGCTTCCCTAAACGCTGGTGATTTTTTAAACTGTTGAGTCCGCTCGCCCATCCGGGCAGCGCGCATATTGCATTTGCTACGAGGAAGACCATGGCCCGCGTAACCGTTGAAGACTGTCTAGAACACGTGGATAACCGCTTTGAGCTGGTCATGCTCTCTACCAAGCGTGCCCGTCAACTGGCAACCGGCGGCAAAGAGCCGAAAGTGGCATGGGAAAACGACAAGCCTACCGTTGTCGCCCTGCGCGAAATCGCTGAAGGCCTGATCGACTATGCAGCCATCGCCGAAGCCGAAATCGTTGAAGACGAGCCGCTTTTTGCTGCTTTCGAGGACGAGTCCAACGAGGCCGTCTGAGCCTATGCCTGGTCGACGTAGCACGGCGCGGGATCACAGCTTACGGCAGGAGACATCATGCCGAGCATAGACGCCCTCGCCGATCGCTTATCGACCTATCTCGGCACGGACCAGGTCAATCTGGTCCGCCGAGCGTATTTCTACGCCGAACAAGCCCATGACGGCCAGCGCCGTCGCAGCGGCGAGGCGTACGTCACGCACCCACTCGCGGTAGCGAACATTCTTGCCGACATGCACATGGACCATCAGAGCCTGATGGCCGCGATGCTGCATGACGTGATCGAAGACACCGGCATCGCCAAGGAAGCGCTCAGCGCGCAGTTTGGCGAAACCGTGGCCGAACTCGTGGATGGGGTCAGCAAACTGACCCAGATGAACTTCGAGACCAAGGCCGAAGCCCAAGCGGAAAACTTCCAGAAGATGGCCATGGCCATGGCTCGCGATATTCGCGTGATCCTGGTCAAGCTGGCCGACCGCCTGCACAACATGCGCACCCTGGAAGTGCTTTCCGGCGAAAAACGCCGGCGGATCGCCAAGGAAACCCTGGAGATCTACGCCCCCATCGCCAATCGCCTGGGCATGCACAGCATCCGCATCGAATTCGAAGACCTGGGCTTCAAGGCGATGCACCCGATGCGTTCCGCGCGGATCTACCAGGCGGTCAAGCGCGCCCGGGGCAATCGCAAGGAAATCGTCAACAAGATCGAAGAATCCCTCAGCCACTGCCTGGCCATCGACGGCATCCAGGGCGAGGTCAGCGGTCGCCAGAAGCACCTGTACGGTATCTACAAGAAAATGCGCGGCAAACGCCGGGCCTTCAACGAGATCATGGACGTCTACGCGTTCCGCATCATCGTCGACAAGGTAGACACCTGCTATCGGGTACTCGGCGCTGTACACAATCTGTACAAGCCGCTGCCGGGACGCTTCAAGGATTACATCGCCATTCCCAAGGCCAACGGCTATCAGTCGCTGCATACCACACTGTTCGGCATGCACGGAGTACCGATCGAGATCCAGATCCGTACCCGGGAAATGGAAGAAATGGCCAATAACGGCATCGCCGCCCACTGGCTGTACAAATCCAGTGGCGACGAACAGCCCAAAGGCACCCATGCCCGCGCCCGCCAATGGGTCAAGGGCGTGCTGGAAATGCAGCAACGCGCCGGCAACTCCCTGGAATTCATCGAGAGCGTGAAGATCGACCTGTTCCCGGACGAGGTCTACGTGTTCACGCCCAAAGGCCGGATCATGGAGCTGCCGAAGGGCTCCACCGCCGTGGACTTCGCCTACGCGGTGCACACCGATGTGGGCAACAGTTGCATCGCCTGCCGGATCAACCGCCGCCTGGCACCGCTGTCGGAACCCCTGCAAAGCGGCTCCACCGTGGAAATCGTCAGCGCCCCAGGGGCACGCCCAAATCCGGCCTGGCTGAATTTCGTGGTCACCGGCAAGGCCCGTACCCACATCCGCCACGCCCTCAAACTGCAACGTCGCTCCGAGTCCATCAGCCTCGGCGAACGCCTGCTGAACAAGGTACTCAACGGCTTCGACAGCTCCCTGGAAAAAATTCCGGCGGAACGCATTCAGGCAATTCTTCAGGAATACCGCCTGGAACTGATCGAGGACCTGCTGGAAGACATCGGCCTGGGCAATCGCATGGCCTACGTCGTGGCCCGGCGCCTGCTGGGCGAAGGCGAACAGCTGCCAAGCCCGGAAGGCCCGCTGGCGATCCGCGGCACCGAAGGCCTGGTGCTGAGCTATGCCAAATGCTGCACGCCGATCCCTGGCGACCCGATCGTCGGCCACCTGTCCGCCGGCAAAGGGATGGTGGTGCACCTGGACAACTGCCGCAATATCAGCGAAATCCGCCACAACCCGGAAAAATGCATCCAGCTGTCCTGGGCCAAGGATGTCACCGGCGAGTTCAACGTCGAACTGCGCGTCGAGCTGGAACACCAGCGCGGCCTGATTGCGCTGCTGGCCAGCAGCGTCAACGCCGCCGACGGCAACATCGAGAAAATCAGCATGGACGAACGCGATGGTCGCATCAGCGTGGTCCAACTGGTGGTCAGCGTGCACGACCGCGTGCACCTGGCTCGCGTGATCAAGAAACTGCGCGCCCTGACCGGGGTCATCCGCATCACCCGCATGCGCGCGTAGCCCGTCCATTACAAGGAGTCATTCATGACCAAGACCGTTATCACCAGCGAAAAGGCCCCGGCCGCCATTGGCACCTACTCCCAGGCAATCAAGGCGGGCAACACCGTCTACATGTCGGGCCAGATTCCCCTCGATCCAAAAACCATGGAACTGGTGGAAGGCTTCGAAGCCCAGACCGTCCAGGTCTTCGAGAACCTCAAATCGGTAGCCGAGGCCGCTGGCGGTTCGTTCAAGGACATCGTCAAGCTGAACATCTTCCTCACCGACCTGAGCCACTTCGCCAAGGTCAACGAGATCATGGGCAAGTACTTCCAACAGCCTTACCCAGCCCGCGCCGCCATCGGCGTGGCCGCCCTGCCAAAGGGCGCACAGGTTGAAATGGATGCCATTCTGGTCATCGAGTAACACCCGCGGCGCAGCTGTTCAGGCTGCGCCGTTTTCGTTCTGAAAGGATTTCGTCATGCGCCAAGCGCTAGCTGTTTCGCTGCTCGCCGTATTGCTCGGCGGTTGTGCCAGCGACCCCGCCAAAAACGATGTCGGCGGCATCTGGATCAATCAGGTAGCGATCGACGCAGCCTCCAAGGGCGGCCCATTGCGTGAAGCGCTCCAGGCTTACGGCCCGAACCTGGAATGGGAACTCAACACCAAGGCAGGTCAGGCCCGTTACACCAATGGCTTCGAGACCATCGAAGGCAAGATCGTCAACGACGGTTCAAGCACTGCAAAGGTCGAGTTCTACGGCAGCGCCGCTACAGAGCTGAAACGCAACGGCAAGCAATTGCTGCAGGTGGCCAACGACAACGAACCCGAACAGGTATTCGTCCCACCCAAGGACCCGGCACCCGAAGGCGCGCCACTGGGCGCCAACTTCGAGCGCGCGCTGTACTCGGCCTACCTGGGCGGCACGTGGAAAATCGTCAGCGGTCCGGGAATGGGCAACGAAGTCCAGTTCCAGGCCAACGGCGCCGTGCAAGGCCTGCCGGGGGCCGATCGCTACGCCCTGTGCCTGGCCGGCGACTGCGCGTCCATGAGCGGCGGCAACGACAGCATCTGGTTGCAGCTCAACGGCCAGGGCAATTCCTGGATCTTCGTGCGCAAGGACCAGCAGTTGGAGATCTTCCAGGCAGTGAACAGCGCGCTGGCGGATGAAGTGCCATCGCTGATGCCGGGCAACCAGCAATGGCTGCTGCAAAAGCAATGACCCGTCTATAGCCGCTGCCCAAAGCAGCGGCTACGGTCCGATTCAGCCTTGCCCCTGAAGAATCGCCGCATAGCCCTGGCGATAACTCAGATAACGCGGCACCCAGCCCAACGCCCGGGCCCGGGCATTGCTGCAGCGCTTGCTACCGGTGCGGCGCACGCTGGCATCATCCGCCCACTCGGTCACACCCAGGTATTCACGCAGCCAGCCGACCACCTCCGCCAGCGGCGCAGGCGCATCGTCGACGCCTATATAGCAATCATCCAGGGCTGCGCCGCGACGGTCCGCCTCCAGCAGGAAAGCCAACAGGCCCGCCGCATCGTCGGCATGAATGCGATTGCCATACAACGGCGGATCAATCGCCACCCGATACCCGCGACGCACCTGGGTCAGCAGCCATTCACGCCCCGGCCCGTAGATTCCGGTCAGGCGCACCCGCGTTGCAGGCAGCCCACTGTTCAAGGCCACCTGCTCGGCTTCCAGCATCAAACGGCCCGAGTAGCCGCTCGCCAGGGCCGGTGAGTTCTCATCGACCCATTCACCGCCCTTCTGCTCGTAGACACTGCTGCTGGACACGAACAACAGGCGCTTGGGCTGCTGGCCATGCTGCTTGAGCCAGCTCAGCACACGCTGCAGGCCCTCGACATAGGCCGCGCGATACCCCGCCTCGTCATGCTCGGTGGCCGCCGCGCAGTACACCAGATAATCCAGGGGCGCCTGTGGCCAGTCCTTCGGGCACTGCTCGCTGAACAAGTCACCAGCGACGCCAATCACTCCCTGCGGCAGGCGCGATACCGTCCGGCGCAAGCCATAAACCCGCCATTGCTCAGCCAGCAGTTGAGTCGCCAGGCGACTCCCGACATCACCGCAACCGGCGATCAAAACAGAGGGGGAGGACATCAGAAAACTCCTTTCAGAAAGGCCAAGACTAGCCTCGGCTTTGGATGAACGGCTAGAAATCGTGCGGATTTCGGTGAACGTGACCGAGCGTTTCGCTAATACGTGACCGGTGCTTCCACCCCGGTTGCGCGGGTTCTGGATTGTAATCGCATCGGTCACGATGCGGCTTGTTCCTCGGCTTTTTTTCGGCGCAGCGACTCGCCTTTCATCGTCAGTCGGTAGGCGTTGTGCACCAGGCGGTCGAGGATGGCATCGGCCAGGGTCGGGTCGTTGATCCAGCCGTGCCAGTGCTCGATGGGCAGTTGGCTCGTCAGGATGGTGGAGCGGCTGCCAGCGCGGTCGTCGATCACCTCCAGCAGGTCATGCCGGGCTCCTTCCTCCAGCGGGGCTAGCGCCCAGTCGTCCAGCACCAGGACGTCGACCTTTGCCAGCTGTTGCAGGGTACGGCCGAAGCTGCCGTCGCCATGAGCGATGCGCAGTTGTTCCAGCAGGCGCGGGGTGCGCAGGTACAGGGTGCTATAGCCCTGGCGGCAGGCCTGGTTGCCCAGGGCGCAGGCCAGCCAGGTTTTGCCGGCACCGGTCGGGCCGGTCAGCAGCAGGTTGTGCTGCTGGCGGATCCAGTCGCCACTGGCCAGGGTGGCGATCAGACGCTCGTCCAGGGCGCGTCCGGTGCGGCGGTCGAGATCTTCCAGGCAGGCGTTGGCGTACTTGAGCTTGGCCTTCTTGCGCAGCCGTACCAGGCGCTGGTTGTCACGCCAGGCCAGTTCGCGGTCGAGCAGTAGGCCGAGGCGTTCATCGAAGCTCAGGCTGTGGCTGGCCGGCAGCGTCCATTGCTCTTCCAGGGCGCGGGCCATGCCGTCCAGGCGTAGCTGGTGCAGTTGATTCAGGGTGTGTTGCGGCATCATCGAACAGCTCCTGTTGCGGGGGTTGGTAGTAGTCGGCGCCACGGACGTTCTCGTGGTCGCCGGGTAAGGTCGTTTCGGCGGCACGCTGGGGCAGCGGCTGTTGATCCAGGCCTTGCTGGAGCAGGTTGCGCACGCTGCGCCCGGTGAAGGCGCGCAGGTGTACGGCACGTTCGGCAGCGGCTTCCAGGCGTGCATTGCCATAGCGCCGGGCCAGCGAGAGCAGGCCGAGGCAGGCGCGGTAGCCCATCTCCGGGTGCGGCTTGTGGGTCAGTTGGTGATCGATCAGTTGGCGCGTGTAGGGGCCGATCCGCGCGCCCCAGTCGAGCAGGCGTTGTGGCGTCCATTCGCGATGCGCCTGGTGCGCCGCGGGCATGTGCTCGCGCTGGGTACTGTAAGCGCCGCGTCGCCCCAGCAGCAGGTGGCTGGCCACCCGCCGGTTGCCATGCAGCACTTCCAGGGTGTGTGCCGTCAGTCGCACGTCCACGTTCTGCCGGGCCAGGGCGGAGGGCACGCTGTAGAAGCTGCCATTGACCTCGATGTGGTAGTCGATGCTGACCTTGCAGCGCTTGAAGGTGGCGACCTCGTAGGGATGCACCGGCAGCGCTCGCAAGGCCGGGCGATCCAGGCGCTCGAACCAGTCGCGCCGGCAGCCATCGAGCCGCTTGAACGGGCGCCGATTCAGATCCTCCAGCAGCTCGGCGATGGCCTGGTTAAGCGCATGCAGGCTGAAGAACTGCCGATGGCGCAGCCGCGCCATGATCCAGCGCTCGACCACCTGCACCGCCACCTCGGCCTTGGCCTTGTCCTGAGGCTTGCGTGGCCGTGCCGGCAGGATCACCGTCTGGTAATGACGCGCGCACTCCAGCGTGGCCCGGTTCAGGCCCGGCTCGTAGCGATCCGGCTGGGCGACCAGGGCGCGCGGATTGTCCGGCACAACCATTTCCG harbors:
- the istB gene encoding IS21-like element IS1474 family helper ATPase IstB translates to MMPQHTLNQLHQLRLDGMARALEEQWTLPASHSLSFDERLGLLLDRELAWRDNQRLVRLRKKAKLKYANACLEDLDRRTGRALDERLIATLASGDWIRQQHNLLLTGPTGAGKTWLACALGNQACRQGYSTLYLRTPRLLEQLRIAHGDGSFGRTLQQLAKVDVLVLDDWALAPLEEGARHDLLEVIDDRAGSRSTILTSQLPIEHWHGWINDPTLADAILDRLVHNAYRLTMKGESLRRKKAEEQAAS
- the istA gene encoding IS21 family transposase — its product is MAAPRVAMRNIKECLRLKFEAGLSHEKIARALQLSKGVVSKYIAAARVAGLDWPALVAMDEAALAAALFAPTSTNKPRGERVLPDVLSIHRELRRKGVTLQLLWEEYLAAHAGQPTYRYTQFVEHYRRYAQTLKRSMRQLHRAGEKLFIDYAGPTLPVVDPATGEVRRAHIFVAALGASNYTYACATPGETQVDWLTSLGQALTYFGGVPEMVVPDNPRALVAQPDRYEPGLNRATLECARHYQTVILPARPRKPQDKAKAEVAVQVVERWIMARLRHRQFFSLHALNQAIAELLEDLNRRPFKRLDGCRRDWFERLDRPALRALPVHPYEVATFKRCKVSIDYHIEVNGSFYSVPSALARQNVDVRLTAHTLEVLHGNRRVASHLLLGRRGAYSTQREHMPAAHQAHREWTPQRLLDWGARIGPYTRQLIDHQLTHKPHPEMGYRACLGLLSLARRYGNARLEAAAERAVHLRAFTGRSVRNLLQQGLDQQPLPQRAAETTLPGDHENVRGADYYQPPQQELFDDAATHPESTAPATPGRHGPRPGRAMDAAGQPQPELR